The genomic stretch TCATAAACCCAAAATACCCATTTGAGTACAGCTTCGCCGCAAACTTAACAGATGACTGGTTTTACTTCTGTATGTTTTCTTTTGTGTCATCATGaagcaatatttaatgcaaaCTGAACAACTTCACATGTGTTTCATTGTGTGTAGAGTCCAACCTGTTCTGGAACAAAAGCTTTTACCGCAATCTgggcaattaaatggtttttctctcGTGTGCCTtcttgtgttgagtcaaattgcacTTTTTAGTGAAGCTTTTACCACAATCTGAACAATGAAATGGTTTTTCGCCTGTGTGTGTTTCCATGTGTTCGGTCAAGTGGCTTTTGTTATTGcatcttttgccacaaactgaacaacaaaatttttttctcccgtgtgtgttctcgCATGTTCCATCAAATGGGCACTCTGAGTGAAGTTTTTACCACAAGCTGAAcaattaaaaggtttttctcctgtgtgtgttctcatgtggttTGTAAAATTGCCCTTGTGCGTAAAGATTTtcgcacaaactgaacaattaaaagttttttctcctgtgtgtgttctcgtgtggTTTGTAAAATTGCCCATGTGCGTAAAGAGTTtcgcacaaactgagcagcttaaACGTTTATTAGCtgtcttctttgtagagcattcagagtgtttgttgtccgtgtgagtcctcatatcaccttcacagtctgtatcgctgctcaaagttacttcaacctcgtcttcagcctcactatctgatagtggagctaagagttgTGGTTTTTCTTCATCATCTttagtcttcacagagacaacagtcagtggcaacttggtgagatcagcttcTTTTGACCCCAGAAGACagtctccctcctgagtgatccagagttcctTCTTTTCCTTTTTAAAGTGGGGGGGCTGAGAAACCTCGTGCTTAAAAATAGAGCTCCCCCCTGACAGAGGAAGTTCTTCtggatgaccaatcagctgctggacaTCTGCGGgacacaaaacaacaaaaacacactttaggTCAGACATGATCCATGAGATGTTTCTCCTTGAACTTTCTACACACTtccttctatgtactgtatgtgtgtgtagtgtttcatgccattcatttagtgccttgccagaatgatggatcaatgtttacatggCTTAGCTAATCTTCTTTACCTCTAGTTCTCTGTCTGTTGATGTTGGCGTGTGGCCCCCACTAATCTCGAAGGTTTTCCTTTTTACATATTCTGTGAATATATGTTGTATATTTACACCAAGCCCCACTGGACTGGACTGGAGACTTACATCAGGGGGCTCTCTGAACCACAGCCGCCATCCTGGCCCCTCTCCTGTTCACATGCTTGTCTTTTAGGCCGCATGACCGTGGGTTCGATTCTAAGCAGCGCCATTAGTATGTAATGTCAGTAGAgttgtccgataacggcttttttgccgatatccgatattcggatattgtccaactcttaattaccgataccgatataaaccaataccgatatatacagtcgtggaatgaacacattattatgcctaattttgttgtgatgccccgctggatgcattaaacaatgtaacaaggttttccaaaataaatcaactcaagttatggaaaaaaatgccaacatggcactgccatatttattattgaagtcacaaagtgcattatttttttaacatgcctcaaaacagcagcttggaatttgggacatgctcttcctgagagagcgcgaggaggttgaggtgggcggggttgaggtggtgggggggggggggctagggagtagcgggggggtgtatattgtagagtcccggaagagttagtgctgcaaggggttctgggtatttgttctgttgtgtttatgttgtgttacggtgcggatgttctcccgaaatgtgtttgtcattcttgtttggtgtgggttcacagtgtggcgcatatttgtaacagtgttaaagttgtttatacggccaccctcagtgtgacctgtatggctgttgaccaagtatgccttgcattcacttgtgtgtgtgacaagccgtagatattatgtgagggccggcacacaaaggcagtgcctttaaggtttattggcgttctgtacttctccctacgtccgtgtacacagcggcgttttaaaaagtcatcaattttactttttgaaaccgataatttccgatattacattttaaagtatttatcagccaataatattggcagtcggatattatcggacatccctaaatgtcAGCAATTGTCTTACAAGAATACTCAGCAAGCTTCTATatatttactacttacgtataaaatactac from Entelurus aequoreus isolate RoL-2023_Sb linkage group LG17, RoL_Eaeq_v1.1, whole genome shotgun sequence encodes the following:
- the LOC133632292 gene encoding oocyte zinc finger protein XlCOF7.1-like: MDDYCYAKMATSAKREHERESAPPTSSKSPTEIKTKDEDVQQLIGHPEELPLSGGSSIFKHEVSQPPHFKKEKKELWITQEGDCLLGSKEADLTKLPLTVVSVKTKDDEEKPQLLAPLSDSEAEDEVEVTLSSDTDCEGDMRTHTDNKHSECSTKKTANKRLSCSVCAKLFTHMGNFTNHTRTHTGEKTFNCSVCAKIFTHKGNFTNHMRTHTGEKPFNCSACGKNFTQSAHLMEHARTHTGEKNFVVQFVAKDAITKAT